The following are from one region of the Methanomassiliicoccales archaeon LGM-DZ1 genome:
- a CDS encoding AAA family ATPase: MEAAIGNSDFKDVRDVGAYFVDKSELIDRILRMRGVKALLFTRPRRFGKSLNLSMIDAYLNLKYKGNTWFDGLKISDLRPDDPMKNASPVIRLDMKDFEAATAEETVTVARTDMSAAFRRYRELEDSDKLSSHQIKLYGRYCDMDVGKADVMISLQQLSEMLEAHYGRKAVILIDEYDAPINNAYGNPELREITDFFRRFLSSALKGNDYLDRAVLTGVMQLSKESIFSGLNNLYVDNILSTGFDDTVGFTEAEVKKMCADFGAPDRFAEAKEWYDGYRFGNTDVYNPWSVLNYVSRKFVPDRYWAGTSKNGIIDTLIAKTDRKTYEDIMKLGSGGMAAEDLSMSVTFDDLSPDHGGSSIYSVMAASGYLRAEKVPSGGYRLSIPNKEMRSVYAEKFLNALGKLEIEHGPVYGFCQAVLANDSAAMEDCLREMMERSFSVRVFDSEHAYQTMVAGMLMSLGDTFRVEADRESGDGYSDIRIISSSPEHPSVIIEIKRTAGIGQAEDAARKALGQISARRYCAGLKGEVLTYGVAFAGKDVKVLAGHADGLSEHRRPA, from the coding sequence ATGGAAGCGGCGATCGGCAATTCCGATTTCAAGGACGTGCGCGATGTCGGCGCATATTTCGTCGATAAGTCGGAGCTCATCGACAGGATCCTGAGGATGAGAGGGGTCAAGGCCCTCCTTTTCACAAGACCCAGGCGCTTCGGGAAATCGCTCAACCTGAGCATGATCGATGCATATCTCAATCTGAAGTACAAGGGCAACACTTGGTTCGACGGGCTGAAGATCTCGGACCTGAGGCCTGATGACCCGATGAAGAACGCATCCCCGGTGATCCGCCTGGATATGAAGGACTTCGAGGCAGCGACTGCCGAGGAAACGGTAACTGTTGCGCGCACCGATATGAGCGCGGCCTTCAGGAGATATCGGGAACTGGAAGATTCAGATAAGCTCAGCTCTCATCAGATAAAGCTCTACGGCAGGTACTGCGACATGGATGTGGGGAAGGCCGACGTCATGATCTCGCTCCAGCAGCTGTCCGAGATGCTGGAAGCGCATTACGGCAGGAAGGCGGTCATCCTCATCGATGAGTATGATGCGCCAATCAACAATGCGTACGGGAATCCGGAACTGCGTGAGATCACCGATTTCTTCCGCAGGTTCCTCTCGAGCGCGCTCAAAGGCAACGACTACCTCGACAGAGCGGTCCTTACCGGGGTGATGCAGCTCTCCAAGGAGAGCATCTTCAGCGGCCTGAACAACCTGTACGTCGACAACATTCTGTCGACCGGGTTCGACGATACGGTCGGGTTCACCGAAGCAGAAGTGAAGAAGATGTGCGCGGACTTCGGCGCGCCGGACAGGTTCGCCGAGGCGAAAGAGTGGTACGACGGGTACCGGTTCGGCAATACCGATGTGTACAACCCCTGGAGCGTCCTGAACTATGTCAGCAGGAAGTTCGTCCCGGACCGCTACTGGGCCGGGACCAGCAAGAACGGGATCATCGATACCCTCATCGCGAAGACGGACCGGAAAACGTATGAGGACATCATGAAATTGGGCTCCGGCGGGATGGCGGCCGAAGATCTCAGCATGTCCGTGACGTTCGATGACCTGTCACCGGATCACGGGGGGAGCAGCATATACTCGGTCATGGCCGCTTCAGGGTACCTCCGTGCCGAGAAGGTCCCGAGCGGCGGATACAGGCTGTCGATACCGAACAAGGAGATGCGTTCGGTGTACGCGGAGAAGTTCCTCAACGCCCTCGGTAAACTGGAGATCGAACACGGCCCTGTCTACGGGTTCTGCCAAGCAGTCCTGGCCAACGACAGTGCGGCGATGGAAGACTGCCTCCGCGAGATGATGGAGAGGTCCTTCAGCGTCAGGGTGTTCGATTCGGAGCACGCCTACCAGACGATGGTGGCGGGCATGCTCATGAGCCTGGGAGACACCTTCAGGGTGGAGGCCGACCGCGAATCCGGGGACGGATATTCCGACATCCGCATCATCAGCTCCTCTCCGGAGCATCCGAGCGTGATCATCGAGATCAAGCGCACGGCCGGCATCGGGCAGGCGGAAGATGCCGCCCGGAAGGCGCTCGGCCAGATAAGCGCCAGAAGGTACTGCGCCGGACTGAAGGGCGAGGTCCTAACATACGGTGTCGCCTTCGCCGGGAAGGACGTGAAGGTCCTCGCCGGGCATGCGGACGGCCTCTCGGAGCACAGGCGGC
- a CDS encoding AAA family ATPase, which yields MSKDGKGIGTEQGKSIDINNAVDWSSMDAAIGNSDFKDVRDKGGYFVDKSELINRILRMESAKVFLFTRPRRFGKSLNLSMIDAYLNLNYKGNTWFDGLKISDLRPDDPLKNASPVIRLDLGCIGVDTCDKAIASTRAVIADVFMDHPELDNSERLSPALRKLYTRYSEGEVEEDEVELSLKRLSKMLEAHYGRKAVIIIDEYDAPINNAFGNPELRSIIDFFRRLLSNALKGNDSLDRAVLTGVMQLSKESIFSGINNLYVDNILSTEFDDMIGFTEEEVKKMCADFGAPEKFLEAKEWYDGYRFGNTDVYNPWSVLNYVSRRFVPDRYWAGTSGNGIIDTLIGKADSETYRNIMEIGSGGMAAEDLSMSVTFNDMSSDHGGSSIYSVMAATGYLRAEKVPSGGYRLSIPNKEMRSVYKRKFMNALDRLRVGSRPVENLCKAVLSNDVPAMESSLRDMMERSFSVRVFDSEHAYQTMVAGMLMSLGDTFRVEADRESGDGYSDIRIISSSPEHPSVIIEIKRAKDGADAESLAQSALEQIRAKRYCAGLKGEVLAYGAAFAGKDVSIASETVAPENRSPEA from the coding sequence ATGAGCAAAGACGGGAAAGGCATCGGTACAGAGCAGGGGAAGAGCATCGATATAAACAACGCAGTCGATTGGAGTTCCATGGATGCGGCGATCGGCAATTCAGATTTCAAGGACGTACGTGACAAGGGCGGATATTTTGTCGATAAGTCGGAGCTCATCAACAGGATTCTGAGGATGGAGAGCGCCAAGGTCTTCCTCTTCACAAGACCCAGGCGCTTCGGGAAATCGCTCAACCTGAGCATGATCGACGCGTACCTGAACCTGAATTATAAGGGCAACACCTGGTTCGACGGGCTGAAGATCTCAGACCTGAGGCCTGACGATCCGCTGAAGAACGCATCCCCGGTGATTCGCCTGGATCTGGGCTGCATCGGGGTAGACACATGCGATAAAGCTATAGCCAGCACTCGTGCGGTCATTGCCGACGTCTTCATGGACCACCCGGAACTGGACAACTCAGAGAGGCTCAGCCCGGCGCTGAGGAAGCTCTACACCAGATATTCCGAAGGAGAAGTTGAGGAGGATGAAGTCGAACTCTCGCTCAAGCGCCTGTCGAAGATGCTTGAGGCCCACTACGGCAGGAAAGCGGTGATCATCATCGATGAGTACGATGCTCCCATAAACAATGCATTCGGGAATCCGGAGCTTCGCAGCATCATCGATTTCTTCCGCAGGCTTCTGTCGAACGCGCTCAAAGGCAACGATTCCCTGGACAGAGCCGTCCTGACGGGCGTGATGCAGCTCTCCAAGGAGAGCATCTTCAGTGGCATCAACAACCTGTACGTCGATAACATACTGTCGACCGAGTTCGACGACATGATCGGGTTCACCGAAGAAGAGGTGAAGAAGATGTGCGCGGACTTCGGCGCTCCCGAGAAATTCCTGGAAGCGAAGGAATGGTACGACGGATATCGTTTCGGGAACACGGATGTGTACAACCCCTGGAGTGTCCTGAACTATGTCAGCAGGAGGTTCGTCCCGGACCGCTACTGGGCCGGGACCAGCGGGAACGGGATCATCGACACCCTCATCGGGAAGGCGGATAGCGAGACCTACAGGAACATAATGGAGATCGGCTCCGGCGGGATGGCGGCCGAAGATCTCAGCATGTCCGTGACGTTCAATGACATGTCTTCGGATCACGGGGGGAGCAGCATATACTCGGTCATGGCTGCCACCGGCTATCTCCGCGCCGAGAAGGTCCCGAGCGGCGGATACAGGCTGTCGATACCGAACAAGGAGATGCGTTCGGTGTACAAGAGGAAGTTCATGAACGCCCTCGATAGGCTCAGGGTCGGAAGCCGCCCGGTTGAGAATCTCTGCAAAGCGGTCCTTTCGAACGACGTCCCGGCGATGGAGAGCAGCCTCAGGGACATGATGGAGAGGTCCTTCAGCGTCAGGGTGTTCGATTCGGAGCACGCCTACCAGACGATGGTGGCGGGCATGCTCATGAGCCTGGGAGACACCTTCAGGGTGGAGGCCGACCGCGAATCCGGGGACGGGTATTCCGATATACGCATCATCAGCTCCTCTCCGGAGCATCCGAGCGTGATCATCGAGATCAAGCGCGCTAAAGACGGAGCCGATGCAGAGTCCCTGGCACAGTCGGCCCTCGAGCAGATCCGTGCCAAAAGGTACTGCGCCGGACTGAAGGGCGAGGTCCTCGCCTACGGTGCGGCATTCGCCGGGAAGGACGTCTCCATCGCATCGGAGACTGTTGCACCCGAGAACCGATCGCCCGAAGCCTGA